Sequence from the Bacillus thuringiensis genome:
AAAATTATAGATCGGTAGCACATATTACATAGAGCGACCGAATACTTTAACCCGTAGTCCAGTTCTTTCATTGGGAACTAGGTAGAAACGCTCGGACCATATTACCGAGTATATACGAGTGATGATGTGTAAAATTATTATATTGGTAATATATCAAACTTTTAGTGCACACGCAATCTAAATGTGAACATTTTTATCAAAAGTGTTTTTAATGTTCGTTTTTAATCAGTTAATTAATCGTATTTTCCATTTTAAAATATAAAAAACCGCAAAAAAACTTATAATCTAAACACTAAACTACATCCACCTACAACAACCGAGCTTTTACAAACAATTAAGCTTTCTTACTTCCGCCTTATATCGAGCTGGAAGTCTTTTTCCCCTCATATTGCGAGATAAAATGCGCCTCTATCCACTTCACAATTATTTCTTCCAGCGAGCTGAATCTTTTATGCGCCTTGCTAATACTCGTTGTGCTTTTGCTAATCTGTCTAACATCTGACGATAAAAGCGAGGATAATTGGCTTTCTCATCTTCGCTACTCACGTATAATTCAGCCATTGCGAAGTCTAACCCAACAACTGTTTCTACTTCTTTTCGCTCAGCCAGCATTTTATTATAAACAAAGCGTACACATCCAAACGTGTTACGTATGAGATGTGCTTGTTCTTCTGTTGGATACAAACGGAATTTGTACGCCTTATTATGCTTTATCATATCCGTTCACCTTATTTTCCGCTTCATTTCCCATAAGCTATGACGGTGATCACACAACCTGAACATTACACAATTATTATCTACTTTCATTGTTATACCCAACTTTACCTCTTATAAGAATGATTATATCAGGGGCGAAATAAATAGGAAAACCCAAGGCTTGGCTACGCCAAACCGAAAGAAATCTCCCACCTACCGCTAGACTATCGCCTTTCACACGCACCAGATAGAAGATTTCTTTCGGATAATACGTTAAAACTATGCAACTCTCTACCTAGTATTTCACCGTTATCTTATAATAATGACAAAACTAAATCTCTGCAGCTAATAAATTGTACCCATTGTCAAAAAAAGCATGGATTCTATGGCCACCAAATAAATCTCCATCATTATATTCGCAATATATATCATTTTCTCTAATTACAATGTCCATAACAGTAATAGACTGCTCAAATGTTTCTTTCGCCATATCATATTCTCCTGCATCTACAGCATCCCAATCTAAATGTTCATCATTCTCATCATATTCAGGCCAAAAATCATTTTTATACTCTATTAATTCTTCCGCTATAGCAACCTTAGCTTTTTTATCAAATTCTTCTATACATACATAAAGCTTTTCTGCTCTTTTCATCATTTCATGTACATGTACAAGTTCTTTTCCAATATCCAATCCCCAATGTACTTTTCCTTCGTTTTGTTCATATGTATGAAAAGTTTCATTAAAAATAAACATTCCAATCAATTCACTATTTATTGATTTTTCCATGATTTCATTTCCTTTCTATCCCTGAAAAAGAAACTTTAATTAGTTTGATAGACATGGGACTGAACTCCTAATGCTTTATTTTTATGCTGACTTTTTTCACGAAATAAAACTCAGTTATCAGTCTAAAACATTTTTTAGATTTAACAATAACATGTGTGCATTTGTAAAATTCCAATTAAGTTTGTTAAAAATGAAAAATCCTGAAGTTAGTCTTTTATTAAATTTTATTTCAACCCAACAGCATTTTTATCCTTCAAATAGTCTCTTTCATTCTAATTTCTGCATTTCTTTCAGCCGTTCTATATCCTTTTCTGAAGCCTTTTCTATTTTATACAATTCATAGCTACCCTTTATCTCATTTATCACTACAAATTCGATTTCATTCCGAACATAGCTTTTCGTTTTTCCTTTTTTATAACCAATAACATTATCTAATATAGTTTCCCCACTATCTTTTTTATATAAATTATAGCTAACAGGTGGACGACCAATTACATACTTATTATCAGAAAATCCGACTATATCATCCCTTCCTAATCCTGTCGAAGCACTCCAGACAAACATAATCTGAAATATAGAATAAACAACAATACCGCATAAGAAAAAAAATAGGATTGATTTAAAAAATAACTTTACAGGCATGCTTCCCAAAAGACATTCCCTCCCATTTCACCTCAGGATAGCAAGAACAAT
This genomic interval carries:
- a CDS encoding DUF2262 domain-containing protein encodes the protein MEKSINSELIGMFIFNETFHTYEQNEGKVHWGLDIGKELVHVHEMMKRAEKLYVCIEEFDKKAKVAIAEELIEYKNDFWPEYDENDEHLDWDAVDAGEYDMAKETFEQSITVMDIVIRENDIYCEYNDGDLFGGHRIHAFFDNGYNLLAAEI